A region from the Yoonia sp. GPGPB17 genome encodes:
- a CDS encoding DUF736 domain-containing protein produces MTLEGTITRTNDNTYIGWIASLTFDVDIAISENPHKKSEKHPDFEITAKSTRNRSIRIGSAWNATSQAGNAYLSVA; encoded by the coding sequence GAAGGTACAATCACCCGCACAAACGACAACACCTACATCGGCTGGATCGCCTCTCTGACATTCGATGTCGACATCGCAATCTCAGAGAACCCCCACAAGAAGTCTGAGAAGCACCCTGACTTCGAAATCACGGCCAAATCCACGCGCAACCGTTCCATCCGCATCGGCAGCGCCTGGAACGCCACAAGTCAAGCTGGCAACGCCTATCTCTCGGTCGCTAT